From Eretmochelys imbricata isolate rEreImb1 chromosome 17, rEreImb1.hap1, whole genome shotgun sequence, a single genomic window includes:
- the MIS12 gene encoding protein MIS12 homolog, translating to MSVNPMAYEAQFFGFTPQTCMLRVYIAFQDYLFEMMLVVERVILKKLEGFPDSKISPFQIRKSTEKFLLFMKERFDHLFSKMEQMLLQLVLNIPKNVLLPEDKVHEQYPYSKEQFQTLQGEIDQLQKQYKVEVSAGRALLAELEEQKMVQAELEKTLQWFDGLENICREHGTSNLKESFAFLTQTSKKLQDILKEVEKKNKRLQKSNLHVV from the coding sequence ATGTCAGTGAATCCTATGGCATATGAAGCCCAGTTCTTTGGTTTTACCCCTCAAACATGTATGCTTAGGGTCTACATTGCATTTCAAGACTACTTGTTTGAAATGATGCTGGTTGTGGAAAGAGTCATTCTGAAGAAACTAGAAGGCTTTCCTGACTCTAAGATCAGTCCATTCCAAATCCGTAAGAGCACAGagaaatttcttctcttcatgaaGGAGCGCTTTGATCACCTCTTCAGCAAAATGGAACAAATGCTTTTGCAGTTGGTGTTAAACATCCCTAAAAATGTTTTACTTCCTGAAGACAAGGTCCACGAGCAGTACCCCTATAGTAAGGAACAATTTCAAACTCTTCAAGGTGAAATTGATCAGCTACAGAAACAATACAAGGTTGAAGTGTCTGCTGGACGGGCCCTTTTAGCAGAATTAGAAGAACAGAAAATGGTTCAGGCAGAGCTTGAGAAGACCCTCCAGTGGTTTGATGGGCTTGAGAACATATGCAGAGAGCACGGGACTAGCAATTTAAAAGAAAGCTTTGCATTCTTGACACAAACTTCTAAGAAACTGCAAGATATACTAAAGGaagttgaaaagaaaaacaaaagattgCAAAAAAGTAATCTCCATGTAGTGTAA
- the DERL2 gene encoding derlin-2 isoform X4, translated as MAYQTFRQEYLQVPPVTRAYTTACVLTTAAVQLELITPFQLYFNPELIFKHFQVSNNIQVKVWRLITNYLFFGPVGFNFLFNMIFLYRYCRMLEEGSFRGRTADFVFMFLFGGLLMTLFGLFVNLVFLGQAFTIMLVYVWSRRNPYVRMNFFGLLIFQAPFLPWVLMGFSLLLGNSIIVDLLGIAVGHIYFFLEDIFPNQPGGGRLLKTPSLFMETSKQP; from the exons ATGGCGTACCAGACCTTCCGGCAGGAGTACCTGCAGGTGCCGCCCGTTACCCGGGCCTACACCACCGCCTGCGTCCTCACCACCGCCGCCGTG CAATTAGAACTAATCACACCATTTCAACTGTATTTTAACCCTGAATTAATATTTAAACACTTTCAA GTTTCTAATAACATTCAGGTGAAG GTATGGAGGTTGATTACAAATTACTTATTCTTTGGGCCAGttggatttaattttttatttaatatgattttttt ATATCGTTACTGCCGAATGCTTGAGGAGGGGTCTTTCCGAGGTCGGACAGCAGACTTCGTATTTATGTTCCTTTTTGGTGGACTGTTAATGACT CTTTTTGGCTTGTTTGTGAACTTGGTTTTCTTGGGTCAGGCCTTTACAATAATGCTCGTGTATGTGTGGAGCCGCAGGAATCCCTACGTCCGTATGAACTTTTTTGGTCTTCTCATCTTCCAGGCCCCATTTCTACCCTGGGTGCTCATGGGCTTTTCATTGCTATTGGGGAACTCCATCATTGTGGATCTTTTGG GGATCGCAGTTGGACACATATATTTTTTCTTAGAGGATATCTTTCCTAATCAGCCTGGTGGTGGACGGCTTCTGAAAACACCATCTCTTTT